The following proteins are encoded in a genomic region of Streptomyces collinus Tu 365:
- a CDS encoding MarR family winged helix-turn-helix transcriptional regulator has protein sequence MAETPRVTEPTLEEQIAAYQREFQDLDPQVEKIVSALSRLNRRMNVAYGRQTAALGISNAEWEVLKALVLSGAPYRLGPSDLAKRLGLTPAAMTHRIDRMVAEGLVTRERDESNRVRVIVELTPEGREKWLEAMRLATVFEEDLLQDLTGGERAVLGEVLTRLLRRVEDAQPDAGGRLSDLD, from the coding sequence ATGGCCGAGACCCCCCGCGTCACGGAGCCGACGCTCGAAGAACAGATCGCCGCCTACCAGCGCGAGTTCCAGGACCTCGACCCCCAGGTCGAGAAGATCGTGTCGGCACTGTCCCGGCTGAACCGCCGCATGAACGTGGCGTACGGCCGCCAGACGGCCGCCCTCGGCATCAGCAACGCCGAATGGGAGGTCCTCAAGGCGCTCGTCCTGTCCGGCGCCCCCTACCGGTTGGGCCCCAGCGACCTCGCCAAGCGGCTCGGCCTCACCCCGGCCGCGATGACCCACCGGATCGACCGCATGGTCGCCGAGGGGCTGGTCACCCGGGAACGCGACGAGTCCAACCGGGTGAGGGTGATCGTCGAGCTGACACCCGAGGGCCGGGAGAAGTGGCTGGAGGCGATGCGCCTCGCGACCGTGTTCGAGGAGGACCTGCTCCAGGACCTCACCGGCGGGGAGCGCGCGGTGCTCGGCGAGGTGCTGACCAGGCTGCTGCGCCGGGTGGAGGACGCCCAGCCGGACGCCGGCGGCCGGCTCAGCGATCTCGACTGA